Within Gimesia chilikensis, the genomic segment AATGTCGGGAAGAGTACCTTCATCAACGCCCTGGCCGAGTCAGAACGCATGATCGTCAGCGAAGTCGCCGGCACCACACGGGACAGCGTCGACATCCGGTTTGAGTTTGACGACAAATCATTCCTGGCCATCGACACACCGGGTGTGCGGAAACGCAAGAGTCTGGCGAATGACATCGAATTCTACGGCCTGACCCGCGCCAAACGCAGTATCCGCCGCGCCAATGTGGTACTGATGTTCTTCGATTCCCAGCAGACCATCTCCAAGGTCGACAAACAGCTGGTCGCGGAAATTGAAGAGAACCACAAGCCCTGTATCTTCGTCGTGAATAAATGGGACCTGGCCCGCGAAAGCAAAATGACATCGGAGAAGTGGGACGAATACCTGACCAGCCAGTTCCGCACCATGCGGCACGCCCCGGTCGCCCTGGTGACCGCCCGCGATTCGAAGAACATCAAGCAGGTCGTCAACCTGGCACAGACGATCTACAAGCAGTCCCGCAAGCGGGTTTCCACCGGACGGCTCAACAAGGTCGTACGGGCGGCGATTCAAAATAATCAGCCCCCCTACTCCAAGAACCGGCGTCCGAAAATCTTCTACGCCACCCAGGTCGCCACCGAACCGCCGACCATCGTTCTGAAGTGCAACGATTCGAAACTGTTCAGCGAGTCCTGGAAACGCTACCTCAGCGGCGTGCTGCGGGAAGAACTCCCCTTCAATGAGATCCCGATCAAGATCTACTACCGTTCCAAGGACCTCAAGGAAGACATCGGCCCCAGCCTGGATATGCGCGACGAGATCGAGGAAGACTTCGCGCAAGAGTAGGCATTTTTCTGCTTACCCCACCGAAGGCACTAACACTCGCAGGAAACTCTAATCGAAGTTCATCTGCTTAATGTGTGCCGCCGCGGCGTCTGCCAGGACGTCGCGGAACATGCGGTCGGGATTGTCGAAAAAGGCGATGCTGATTCCGCGATCCACAGAGCGGGTCGCCAGTAGAGTCTGCATCGGCGTGGGATGCACATAGCGTTCCATGTAAATCAGCCGCATGCCGGGCCCCTCAAGATTCAGCAGGCGTTCAAAATACTGCATCGCCAGATTCCCCTCGCGGGCCAGCACAGCCCCCTTCACCGACACCCGGAGTTTCTGCCATTCTTCAGACGTCATCTCTTTTTTCCACGCCATGACCTGCCGATGCATGGCATCCAGCTGACTGGCGGCCGCCTCCGCAATATTCGTCTGAATCATCGGCAGCATACCGCGTGTAA encodes:
- the der gene encoding ribosome biogenesis GTPase Der, which encodes MAIPKIAIVGRPNVGKSSIFNWIAGHRIAIVDPTAGVTRDRVTYLVHEKERYFELVDTGGIGITDSDDLSEDIERQIQVGIDEADLILFVVDGSMGLAHLDEEVAQRLRSIEKPKILCVNKCDSTRTDDEAAQFFGLTKAPVVLTSVKGNRNRNELIKTILDNLPPAEEFEESEGEHLSNPPELKIAIVGRRNVGKSTFINALAESERMIVSEVAGTTRDSVDIRFEFDDKSFLAIDTPGVRKRKSLANDIEFYGLTRAKRSIRRANVVLMFFDSQQTISKVDKQLVAEIEENHKPCIFVVNKWDLARESKMTSEKWDEYLTSQFRTMRHAPVALVTARDSKNIKQVVNLAQTIYKQSRKRVSTGRLNKVVRAAIQNNQPPYSKNRRPKIFYATQVATEPPTIVLKCNDSKLFSESWKRYLSGVLREELPFNEIPIKIYYRSKDLKEDIGPSLDMRDEIEEDFAQE